ATTCGGGGCATTCGCATTTCTGACGTTCGCAGCGCCGGCTTCCGCCGCGGCGGGCATCCGCGATTCGCCGGCCCACCAACTGATCTGCTGCTCGGGCGTCGTGCCGGCCCCTTGCAAGGTCACGATCGCGGGATACTTGACGTGCGGATCGTACTCCGGCGGAAGTTGCACCAGATACGTCACATCCGGCTCGTTTTCCAATCCGTGGATCGTCAATTCATAGGAGCCGGGCTCTTGCTGCGGCGGAGTGTCAATCGGCGGCTTCATGTGGGCCAGGATCGCGGCCACGAATTTCGGCGATGCCGATTGTTGCGAACCGATCGCCTGTAGCATCGCGTCGCGGTCGAGTTTCAGCGGATTGCGTAAGTAGTCCAGCACAAGCCGCCGCGTTTCGACCAACGACAACGCCACCTGCACATTGTCGACCGCGTCGTTCGCCCCGATCAACCAGCCGCTGACGGCGAGCGCTGCCTTTTGCTCCGGAAGCAGCGTGGCGTCGTCGGCCAATCGCCGGAATGGCGCCAGTCGATCGAGCGTCGCGAGGGTCAGCTCGGCGGCGATTTCGTCGCGGATCGGCTGCAAATGCTTGCGGATGGCCGAGTCTTTCACTAGCGACAGTTGCGCGTCGAGTTGTCCGATGGTCGCATCGCGGCGTTGTTGGGCCGCGCGATAGGCTTGGATCTTTTCGCGCACGGCTTGCAGCGTCGCTCCGTTGATTCCTTGCGAAGGAAAGCGCTCGAGCATGCCGTAGGCAACGCCGTATTGCCCAGCCTTATGCCGCACTTCGACTTCCGAAAGCACGCGGTCGGCCCCCAATTGGCGCAGTGCTTTGGCTTGGTCGTCAAGCCCGGCCAGCGCGGGAAAATCGGCGATCACCTGCCGCAACTCGGCTTCGGCATCCGGAAATCGCTCGGCTTGCATATAGAATCGCACGAGCTTCAATCGCTGATCCGGATTTCGAGGGTCGACCTGCTTCAGGAGAATCTTGGTGAGCAGATTGCGCGGGATCGAACTGGTGGCGATCCGCATGTCCCACAGATAGGCCTTGGCCGCCTGGGATTTTAGCGATTCCACGCGCGACCAAAGCGGCGTCACCGTCGTCAGCCCTTGGATCACGTCGGCCGGGCCGTTGTTGGTCTGCATGGTAAACGTGCGGCGGCCCCAATCGTCGAATGGCGTGAGCCGCAGGATCGGGCCGATCGTCGCCACGGGCAGCCCGTCTTCCGCGATCGGCTGAGGGATCTTAAATGTTTCCCAGCGCGGCGGCGGGGAAGGATCGACCTTGCTGACCAGCCGCCAGGGAATCATCGTGCGCCGCAGATCGTCGTCGCACATCAAGATTGGTTTTGCGGCGGCCGCCCCACCGCTGTTATTCGGATCGACGGCCACTCCTTCGATCCTCACGAATCGTCCGTCCATTTCGCGGCCGTCGTTGACATAAATCTTTTCTGCCCTGGCGGCCGACGGGCCGATGAAGATTCCCGCCAAAGCGAGAATGCACCACGCCCGGGAAATTTGTCGCATGATATTTAGCCTCGATGTTCCGATAGCGTCCGGCGTTTTGTCGAGCAAATCACTGATCCGCCCCCGCCGTAAAAAGAAGCGGCGAGTCCCCGGCGAATTGCGATGACAAGTGTCAAAATGGCTGCCGGGCGCGAAATTCCTCTCCTTTAAGGCTCGGCCGAAAAACAACTCCTGCCCTCTTCCGCAAGGGACGAGGGGTCCGTGGAGAAGTAATTTTTTCGGCCGAGCCTAAACCCGCAAGAAGCGGCGCAGACCGAATCGGCCTGTAATTCCATTCTGCCGAGGCCTGTTCGAAATTGCAAACTCATCGCAACCCGACAATGCGGCGGTGCTTGCAACCGCGTGCGGCGCGGCGCCGTCGGCGCCGCGCCTAGGCTGACCGCGGTCCTATTTCCCCCCCCACCGATACCCGGATGAACTCGACATCTCGGCGATGCTTCCTGCTATAATCAGCCGCTCAAGGTGGCGGCCCGCTCCGACGATCGCGGCAGGAGCCCTTGAGATTTTGCATCTCGAATTTCTCGTCGTCTAACTTCCTGTCCGCGGCATGTCTGATTCTGAAATTCCTTTGGTGCGGGCGCCGCTTCGAGCGCTGACGGGCGTGGCCATCGAATCGGTCGGCAGCTACGTGCCCGAACGCGTCGTGACCAATGCCGAATTGGCTTCGCTGGGTTGTGATCCGGAGTGGATTCTTCGCCGCACCGGGATTCGCGAGCGGCGCTATGCCCCAGCAGAAATGTCCACGAGCGATCTGGCAACGATCGCCGCGCGGCGTTGCCTCGAAAAATCCGGTTTCGACCCGCGCGAAATCGATCTCGTCGTCGTCGGCACATTTACGGCCGACGCGACAATGCCCTCGACCGCGTGTCTGGTGCAGCACCAGCTTGGATTGCGGGCGGCTGCGATGGATGTCCAAGCTGCGTGTGCCGGTTTTTTTTATGCTCTCGTGACCGGCATGCAGTATGTCGCAACCGGTTGCAGCCGGGCGGCGCTGGTCGTCGGCGCGGATTGCAATTCGCGGATCGTGAATCCCTCCGACGTGCAAACGTATCCGTTGTTCGGCGACGGGGCGGGAGCCGTGCTGCTGACACGCGGCACCGACCGGCAAGGGCTGGTGTCGTATACGATGGGAGCCGACGGTTCCGGCTACGAACTTCTGTATTGCCCGATGGGCGGGTCTCGGATGCCGCTGACTTCGGCGGGCGTCGAGCAAGGGCTGCACTTTCTTAAAATGGACGGCCGGCCGGTTTTCAAATGGGCGGTGCGCATGCTCGTAGCCAGTATTGGCGATGTGCTGAACCAATCCGGCCTCACGGTCGGCGACGTCGATCGGTTCGTCCTCCATCAGGCGAACATTCGCATCCTTGATGCCGCCGCCAAAGAGTTGGGAATCGATCCGGCGAAGCTGGTCGTCAATCTCGATCGCTACGGCAACACGTCGTCGGGCAGCATCCCCTTGGCACTCGACGAATGCGTCGCCGATGGCCGTATCCGAGCGGGGAGCCATATTGTGCTCAGCGGTTTCGGCGGCGGCCTGGCCTGGGGCACTGGATTGCTGCGGTGGTGATCCGGCCAGGGCGGCTAGAGTCGGCCGCCACGGGCTGACGCGCGAAACCACAAGCGTGCTACTCTCTCCGGCGGCGGCATGAAGCTCGCTTGCGGTTTCACGCGTCGGCTGTGCGTTTGTGGGCTCCGCGCCCCCCTTTCAACGACGGGCATTTTCCCATTAGACTGCCACGCAGCGCCATCGTATCTCACACCCAAAGGCCACGTTGTCCGATGAGCAAAATCCAAAAACTGCCGCCCCGCAGCGCCGTCAAAGCCGCCGATTGCTGGGACCTTTCGAGTCTGTTTAAATCCGACGCGGCCTGGGAAACGGCCTTCAAGAAATGGGAAACTCGGATTCCGAATTACTCACAATTCAGCGGCAAACTGGCCGAAAGCCCCAAATCGCTGGCCGCCTGCTTGGAATTCGATCTCGATTTCGACCGCATGGCCGAGCGGCTCGGCACGTATGCCCATTTGAAAGTGACGGAAGACAACGGCAACAGCAGCTATCAACGCATGTTGGGCCGGTTCTTGCATGCCAGCAGCCAGGCGGGCCAAATCGGCAGCTATATCCGGCCGGAAATCCTGGCCATTCCGTCGGCCAAGATGAAGAAGTTTCTCGGCGCCCCCGAGCTCGCCCCGCACCGGCTCACGCTCGAACGCCTGGTGCGCTACAAGCCGCATACGCTTACTGCCGGCGAAGAGAAACTGCTGGCGATGCAAAGCCAGATGGCGGAAACGGCGAACCACGCCTTTCGGCAGTTGAACGACGTCGATCTGAAATTCGGCAGCTTGAAAAACGAGAAGGGGAAATTGGTCGAATTAAGCAATTCGTCGCTTTCCGTGTTTCTCTATTCGCCAATGCGCAGCGTTCGCAAAGCAGCCTTCCATCAGTACTACGATGAATACAAGGCCCATGAAAACACGCTCGCAGCGACCCTCTCGGGAGCAATCCAGCGTGATGCTTATTATGCCAAGGCCCGCGGCTATCCAAGCGCACTGGAAAGCGCCCTCTTTGCCGACAAGGTGCCGACCGCGGTGTACGACAACCTGATCGAGTCGGTGCACCGCCATTTGCCGTCGCTCCATCACTACTACGAATTGCGGCGGCGCAAGATGCGGCTCAACGATATCCATCACTACGACACGTATGTTCCCATTCTCAGCGACTTGGAAGTGCGGCACAACTGGAACCAAGCCGTCAAGGTCGTCGTCGATGCGCTTGAACCGCTGGGAAGCGAATATTGCGGGGCCTTGGAAAAGGGATTGAACAACGGATGGTGCGATCGCTATCCGAACCAAGGGAAACAAAGCGGAGCGTTTTCCAGCGGCTCCTACGACGGCGAACCGTATATCCTCATGAACTATCAGCCCGACGTGCTCGACCATGTGTTCACGCTGGCCCACGAAGCCGGCCATTCGATGCACAGCTATCTCTCCGCCAAGCAGCAGCCCTATCAATACTACAACTACACGATTTTCGTCGCCGAAGTAGCGAGCACGTTTAACGAGCAGCTTCTCAGCCGGCACTTGAGAGATCGGGCGAAATCGGACGACGAGCGTGCCGTACTGATCAACCACGACATCGATGCCATCCGCGGCACGATCTTCCGTCAAACAATGTTTGCTGAATTCGAGAAGATCACGCACGCCACCGTGGAAGCCGGCGAGCCCCTGACCGTCGAACGCTTCACGACGATTTACCGCGAGTTGCTCGATCGCTATTTCGGACCGAAGTTTGCAATCGACGACTGCCTGTCGCTTGAATGCTTCCGCATTCCGCATTTCTATCGCGGATTTTATGTGTACAAATATGCAACGGGGCTTTCGGCGGCGATTGCGCTTGCCGAGCGCGTCACGAGCGGCGGCCCAGGGGAGTTGAACGCCTATTTGAGCTTCCTGCGGGGCGGCTGCTCGAAATTCCCGCTCGATCTGCTGCGCGACGCGGGCGTCGACATGGAACAGCCCGAACCGGTCGACACGGCCCTAGCCCATTTCGGCCGGCTCGTCGATGAATTGGACGAATTGGTTTGACGCCCAATCGTAGCAGGCACACTCCGTGTGCCCTCGGCCCCGCTCGGTGCGCAACCCATCGCAAGGCGCCGACGGCACACGGCATGTGCCTGCTACCTTCCGCTCGCGAGCGGTTTCGCTTCGGCCGACGGGGATGATGCCGAAGGTCTGTCCGTTATCGCGCCGAGCGGTTCGCAAAAAATGCGCGAAGCCGCAGCGCCAAGAACATGTTTTTTTTGCAGTCGTTTGCTAGATTGCCGAACGTTGTAGCGCCAAGACCATCGTTTAGCAAGGCGAACGGTATGCGACTACTCGGGTCATTCGGGCTGATTGGCGTCGGTGCGTTCGCGGCCGGCGTGTTCTACTCAAAATCAAGTTTCGATCCTCATATCGATAGTTGGCTTTTCTTTGCCGCTTCGACCGGGATCGCCGTTTTCGGACTTGGCGATTTGTTGCTGGTGGCAATGCGGAACCGCCGACAGCCGGTATGGGCCAGATCCTCGCGTTAATCTGGATCGCGGTTGCCTTGTTGTTGTCGCTCGTCTGGGCAGCAACCGACTTGGTCCACAATCGCCTGTATGGCAATTGGGATGTCGGCCGCACGCTCTCGCGCCTGCCCATCGTAATGCTTGTGGCCTTGGGCTGGCCCGTGCTGCTTCCGGCCAGCTGCCTCGAGCGGATGCGACGGGGAAAGCGATAGCACGTCTGCCACTGGCTCTGCCAGTGCTGCGCGCCGCTTGAAATTGCTTAACAAAAACACTGGCACAGCCCGTGGCATACGGAATCACCAGCCCGAAGCGTAAGCGAGGGGGCCACCGAGGCTTATCCTCGCTAACGCTTCGCGCCTCCTATTTCGCAGCGTGTCGCGAATTCCTGGCACTATGAATAATCCGGCCTAGACTTGTGTTGGACTTCCGCCTCAGCCGGAACCACCATCATGGCCGCCTCTTTGCCGACAATCCGATACGGCCTGCGACCGACGCGTAGCGGCATCGCGCGATTGACTGTCGGGCTGGCGATAGCCGCCTCGTTCTTCGGCGGCGAGATGTGTGCCTGGGCTGCCAACGGTGCCCCGCGGTTCATGATCGAGGCGACGGTGCATGGCCGGCGCATCGAAGGAGCGCCGCTAAGCTGGTCGGCCGGCAAGGTGTGGCTGTTGGCTCGCGACGGCCGGCTTTGGGATTTTGCTCCGCAAGAGGCGACCGATTTCCGCAAGACGGCATCCTATTTCGCCCCCTACTCGGCCCGCGAAATCACCGCCTTGCTGCAATTGGAGTTGGGCCGGAGATTCGACGTCAGCTCGACGGCCCACTATCTCGTCTGCCATCCGCCCGGCCAAGCCGTCGATTGGGGCGAGCGGTTCGAGCAAATGTTTCGCCAGTTCGGCCATTATTTCAGCGTTCGCGGCCTGAACCTGCGGCAACCGGATATGCCGATGGTGGCGATCGTGTTCACTAGCCGAACCGATTTTCTCCACTACAGCATGGGAGATGGGTTTCGGCCGGGCCCGGAAGTGCTCGGCTATTATTCGCCGCGCACGAACCGCGTGGCGATGTACGATGGATCGGAACTGCAATCGCAAGGGCCGCGCGGCGATTGGCGGCAAAGCGCGGCCATGCTGGTGCATGAGGCGGCCCATCAGGCGGCATTCAACACGGGCATCCATAGCCGGCTCAACTCGCCGCCGCAATGGCTCGCCGAGGGGCTGGCCACGCTGTTCGAAGCCCGCGGCGTGTGGAACTCGGATCAATACCGCAAGCTTTCCGACCGCGTGAACCAATCGCGGCTTGCCGATTTTCGACGCTTTGCGAGCGGCCATCCGTCGCCGGACTGGATCCAGTCGCTGGTGAGCTCCGATCGTCCGTTCACCATGGATGTGGCGGGGGCGTATGCCGAAAGCTGGGCGCTGACGTTCTATTTGAGCGAAAAGCAGCCCGCGGCCTACAGCAAGTATCTGGCAACCACGGCCGCCCGGCCGGCATTTCGCACGGTCGATGCGACGGACCGAGTCGCCGATTTCTCGCATTGTTTCGGCGACGATTGGCGCATGCTCGACGCCCGAGTGCGCCGCTTTCTGGCCGACCTGCGCTAATGCGGCACGCGGCTGGAGCAGCCCGCTGTCAAAACGTCACCTCGACTCGCCGAGCAGCACTGGCAGACTGCGCTTGCCAGTGGCACACGCATGGCGGCATCGTGTGCCACTGGCATGCGCCGCGACGGCATTGTGTGCCGCTGGCCAGCGCAGTCGGCCAGTGGAATCGCCGCAAGAGGCAATTAATCGCCTGCGGTGAAGCGTCGGCCGAGGTGGATTGTCTATCGCCTCTTGTCCTCCCGCTGTATTCTTGCCATAGCGACCGCCCCGTTTTTTATTTTGGCTATCACGGCCATCCTGCCCCTCACCTCACCCTCACCCTACCCTCACCCTTCCTCCCGTGCTCACCCGCCGTTCTCTACGCTGGCCGATATTCTTGGGCGTGGTGATGATCGTGTTGGTGGTGGCGCTGACGGTTGGCTGGGTGATCGTAACCGTGGCGGCACCTATGGTCGCCACCCATCGCGCTTTGTATTGGACGATGCTGGCGGTCGGGACGACGTTTCTTGGGCTGCTGCTTTTGGGCGTGGTGATGTATTTGTTTCTTTCGATCAAGGCGATCCGGCTCAACCAGCGGCAATCCAATTT
This DNA window, taken from Pirellulales bacterium, encodes the following:
- a CDS encoding peptidase, which produces MRQISRAWCILALAGIFIGPSAARAEKIYVNDGREMDGRFVRIEGVAVDPNNSGGAAAAKPILMCDDDLRRTMIPWRLVSKVDPSPPPRWETFKIPQPIAEDGLPVATIGPILRLTPFDDWGRRTFTMQTNNGPADVIQGLTTVTPLWSRVESLKSQAAKAYLWDMRIATSSIPRNLLTKILLKQVDPRNPDQRLKLVRFYMQAERFPDAEAELRQVIADFPALAGLDDQAKALRQLGADRVLSEVEVRHKAGQYGVAYGMLERFPSQGINGATLQAVREKIQAYRAAQQRRDATIGQLDAQLSLVKDSAIRKHLQPIRDEIAAELTLATLDRLAPFRRLADDATLLPEQKAALAVSGWLIGANDAVDNVQVALSLVETRRLVLDYLRNPLKLDRDAMLQAIGSQQSASPKFVAAILAHMKPPIDTPPQQEPGSYELTIHGLENEPDVTYLVQLPPEYDPHVKYPAIVTLQGAGTTPEQQISWWAGESRMPAAAEAGAANVRNANAPNQPPAAAAPAAAGAAAAQADPGPPIPDIHTMRLGQSTRQGYIVIAPGWIKPHQAQYQYSAREHAAVLDSLRDACRRFSIDTDRVFLSGHSMGADAAWDIALAHPDLWAGVIPIVATSGKYVAQYWPNAEHLSLYFISGELDSNRTANNSRDWDRYFSRPRGWDMTLVEYEGRGHEHFSDEIQRVFDWMGRKKRDFFPHDFSAVTMRSWDNYFWCLELQQMPPNCLVDPAAWPPARGTHPLHVEVKVNARNGVNVEVHGAKVAVWLTPEWVDFNLPVTVTVGGNRLGTRHVVKPSVSVMLEDARTRADRQHPFWAKVE
- a CDS encoding beta-ketoacyl-ACP synthase III, which encodes MSDSEIPLVRAPLRALTGVAIESVGSYVPERVVTNAELASLGCDPEWILRRTGIRERRYAPAEMSTSDLATIAARRCLEKSGFDPREIDLVVVGTFTADATMPSTACLVQHQLGLRAAAMDVQAACAGFFYALVTGMQYVATGCSRAALVVGADCNSRIVNPSDVQTYPLFGDGAGAVLLTRGTDRQGLVSYTMGADGSGYELLYCPMGGSRMPLTSAGVEQGLHFLKMDGRPVFKWAVRMLVASIGDVLNQSGLTVGDVDRFVLHQANIRILDAAAKELGIDPAKLVVNLDRYGNTSSGSIPLALDECVADGRIRAGSHIVLSGFGGGLAWGTGLLRW
- the pepF gene encoding oligoendopeptidase F, which translates into the protein MSKIQKLPPRSAVKAADCWDLSSLFKSDAAWETAFKKWETRIPNYSQFSGKLAESPKSLAACLEFDLDFDRMAERLGTYAHLKVTEDNGNSSYQRMLGRFLHASSQAGQIGSYIRPEILAIPSAKMKKFLGAPELAPHRLTLERLVRYKPHTLTAGEEKLLAMQSQMAETANHAFRQLNDVDLKFGSLKNEKGKLVELSNSSLSVFLYSPMRSVRKAAFHQYYDEYKAHENTLAATLSGAIQRDAYYAKARGYPSALESALFADKVPTAVYDNLIESVHRHLPSLHHYYELRRRKMRLNDIHHYDTYVPILSDLEVRHNWNQAVKVVVDALEPLGSEYCGALEKGLNNGWCDRYPNQGKQSGAFSSGSYDGEPYILMNYQPDVLDHVFTLAHEAGHSMHSYLSAKQQPYQYYNYTIFVAEVASTFNEQLLSRHLRDRAKSDDERAVLINHDIDAIRGTIFRQTMFAEFEKITHATVEAGEPLTVERFTTIYRELLDRYFGPKFAIDDCLSLECFRIPHFYRGFYVYKYATGLSAAIALAERVTSGGPGELNAYLSFLRGGCSKFPLDLLRDAGVDMEQPEPVDTALAHFGRLVDELDELV
- a CDS encoding DUF1570 domain-containing protein encodes the protein MAASLPTIRYGLRPTRSGIARLTVGLAIAASFFGGEMCAWAANGAPRFMIEATVHGRRIEGAPLSWSAGKVWLLARDGRLWDFAPQEATDFRKTASYFAPYSAREITALLQLELGRRFDVSSTAHYLVCHPPGQAVDWGERFEQMFRQFGHYFSVRGLNLRQPDMPMVAIVFTSRTDFLHYSMGDGFRPGPEVLGYYSPRTNRVAMYDGSELQSQGPRGDWRQSAAMLVHEAAHQAAFNTGIHSRLNSPPQWLAEGLATLFEARGVWNSDQYRKLSDRVNQSRLADFRRFASGHPSPDWIQSLVSSDRPFTMDVAGAYAESWALTFYLSEKQPAAYSKYLATTAARPAFRTVDATDRVADFSHCFGDDWRMLDARVRRFLADLR